Part of the Vagococcus teuberi genome, TTAATATAAAAAGACATCTTCCAAATAAATGGAAAATGTCTTGAAATGTTGATATATAGAATATATTAACGTTTTGAGAATTGAGAAGCTTTACGAGCTTTTTTAAGACCTGGTTTTTTACGTTCTACCATACGAGCGTCACGTGTTAATAATCCTTCACGTTTAAGAGCTCCACGGAAGTCAGGATCTACTTGTAATAATGCACGAGCAATACCATGACGAGTTGCGCCAGATTGTCCTGCATATCCACCACCATTAACGTTTACGAAAACGTCATATGCGCCTTTTGTTTCAGTTAAAACAAGAGGTTGCATAATTACTTCACGTAAATCAGCATGTGGAATATATTCTTCGATGTCTTTGTTGTTCATAACTACTTTACCTGTTCCAGGTACTAAGCGTACGCGAGCAACAGATTTTTTACGACGGCCTGTGCCGATATATTGTACTTTAGCCAATCTATTTTCCTCCTTAAATTAGGTTTGTAATGTCTAATACTTCTGGTTTTTGAGCTTGTTGTTGATGTTCGCTTCCACCATAAACGAATAATTTAGACCATTGTTTACGTCCTAAAGTATTCTTTGGTAACATACCTTTGATAGAATTTTCAACTAAACGACGAGAGTTTTTATCACGTAGTTCACCAGCAGTGATAGATTTCAAACCACCTGGATGTTGGCTGTGACGGTAATATACTTTGTCAGTTGCTTTTTTACCAGTTAATTTTACTTTATCAGCATTAATTACAATTACATAATCACCAGTATCCACATGTGGTGTGAATGTTGGTTTATTTTTTCCACGTAAGATAGATGCTACAACTGTTGATAGACGTCCTAAAGGAACATCTGTTGCATCCACTACATACCATTTACGATCTACTTCGCCATTTTTGGCCATATATGTTGTACGCATGGGTGTTTTTCCTCCAATTTTCTTCTGTTGTTTGACATAACACAATAAGTTTCCGGGGCTCATCGTGGGGCAAACAATACCACTAACCATATTATCCTTATTTTGTTGATATGTCAACAAAATTCACATTATTTATGACACTTTTTCTCGCCGTTATAATCGACTTTCATTAAAAATAACCCCTCAGGTTGAGCAGTTGGTCCTGTCATTTTCTTGTCTTGGTTCGCTAGGGCACGTTGTATAGCGTCTTCTGGCAGTTGTCCATTTCCTATTTTTAATAACGTCCCAACAAGCATGCGCACCATTTTATATAAAAATCCATTTCCCTTAAAAATAAATAATAATTCATCTTCGCCAACTTCTTCTATTGTCACACTGTAAACAGTTCGTGTCTTATCTTCCACAGAACTTCCTGTCGCACAAAATACACTAAAGTCATGTTCTCCTTCAATAAAACGTGCGGCACGCCTCATAGACTCTAAATCAAGCTCATAGCGGAAATGGGCTGCGTACAATCGTTTAAATGGATTGGGAGATTTACCTGTATCGACATGATAGTGATATTCTTTACCTGTCGCCAAGTATCTCGCATGAAAATCTTCCGTTACTTCTTCAATCGATAAAATACTAATATCCTCAGGTGTTTGAGTATCTAAAGCGAAACGTAATTTTTCAACGTCTCGTTTTTGTGGCAAATCAAAATGGATCACCTGACCGACTGCATGAACCCCTGAGTCCGTTCTACCAGACGGATGGATTGTCACAGGCTTTCCACTGTTTAATCGCTTTAGAGTGGCTTCTATGACCTCTTGGATGGTCACAGCATTAGGTTGAATCTGAAATCCCGCATAGTTTGTTCCATCATAACTAATAATGG contains:
- the rpsI gene encoding 30S ribosomal protein S9, whose protein sequence is MAKVQYIGTGRRKKSVARVRLVPGTGKVVMNNKDIEEYIPHADLREVIMQPLVLTETKGAYDVFVNVNGGGYAGQSGATRHGIARALLQVDPDFRGALKREGLLTRDARMVERKKPGLKKARKASQFSKR
- the rplM gene encoding 50S ribosomal protein L13, which produces MRTTYMAKNGEVDRKWYVVDATDVPLGRLSTVVASILRGKNKPTFTPHVDTGDYVIVINADKVKLTGKKATDKVYYRHSQHPGGLKSITAGELRDKNSRRLVENSIKGMLPKNTLGRKQWSKLFVYGGSEHQQQAQKPEVLDITNLI
- the truA gene encoding tRNA pseudouridine(38-40) synthase TruA; protein product: MTRYKAIISYDGTNYAGFQIQPNAVTIQEVIEATLKRLNSGKPVTIHPSGRTDSGVHAVGQVIHFDLPQKRDVEKLRFALDTQTPEDISILSIEEVTEDFHARYLATGKEYHYHVDTGKSPNPFKRLYAAHFRYELDLESMRRAARFIEGEHDFSVFCATGSSVEDKTRTVYSVTIEEVGEDELLFIFKGNGFLYKMVRMLVGTLLKIGNGQLPEDAIQRALANQDKKMTGPTAQPEGLFLMKVDYNGEKKCHK